The segment TGCCGATCTGCTGGTCGCCCCCCAGGGGCCCGGAAAGGTAGCAGTGCACCGGCAGGCCCGTGGCCTCGGCCACCATCCGCCCCGTCGTGCCCGTGGCCACCAGCTGGTGGCGGGCCAGCACCTCGCGGTATCGCTGGACGAACCGCAACAGGTCCGGTTTCTTCTTGTCGTGGGCAATGAGCGCCACCCTCAAGCCAAACCGCCTCCCTGATGCCATTATGCCGTTACCTGAAACACCGTCATCTGCTTCAGGCAGCCGATCCTTCCGGATCGGCGGTGCCGGTCTTGTCCGGCCAGCGGTGCCGGTCTTGTCCGGCCATACGCCGGCCCGGCGGGCGGCCCGGCGCCGGAGGCCGCGTTTCACGAGCGCCTGCGAGGCGGGAGGCGGCGGGCGCCTACGACGGCAGGGCGGTCCGCGGCGGCCGGGGCGGCGCGGCGGCGACCCAGGCGATGGCGGCCACGGCCGCGCCGGCAGCGCTCCAGCTGAGCAGCCGGCCTGCCAGCCCGGAACCCAGCAGGGGGGCCAGGCCGTCCAGGATCCCCAGGGCGGCCAGCCCGGCGCAGGCCGGCAGGACGACCCAGCCCACCAGGTCCGGGGCCGTGCCGGTCCGCCAGAGGGCGCAGGCCAGGTTGCCACCGCCGGCCACCACCACGTCGGCGACCAGGGAAAGGCAAACCACGCGCACCGCCGCGTCGGGCGGCATCCCCGGGCGGATGCCCCAGGCGATGACGGCGATGCGCACTCCCGCCGAGGCCAGGTCGACCACCATGGGTTCCAGGGGGCGGCCCAGACCCCGCATCACCGCCGCCGCCACCTGGTCGGCGTACAGCAGCAGCGCCGCCGGAGCGATCCAGTGGATCAGGCGACCGGCTCCCGGGTAGTCGCCACCGGCAGCGCCGGGGAAGAGCAGGGCGGCCAGGGCGGTTCCCTCCCGGGCGAACAGCACGGCGGCCAGCACACCCAGGTGCAGCGCCACCGCCACCACGCGTCGCACCTGGTCCCGCAGCCTGCGGGGATCGTGTTCCGCCTGGGCCACTGCCGGGACGATGGCCGCGGCCAGGGCGCCGCTGAAGACCGTGGGCAGCAGGAGCAGGGGCGCGGCCAGCCCGCCCAGTTCGCCGTACACGGCCAGGGCCTGGGTGACCGTCAGGCCGGTCTGAACCAGGCGGGTGGGAATCAACGTGGCCTCCAGCAGCCGTGCCGCAGACAGCAGGATTCGCTCCACCGTGGCCGGGCCCGCCAGCGCCAGCACCTCCCCCAGGCTGGGAGCCGGACCGCCGCCCTGCCCGGGCGGGCCCGCCGGCCGCATGGCCGCCGCCCCGTGCCCGGGCCCGCCGGCAGGGGGCGGCGGCTGCCCCACCGTGCCCCGCCCGGGCGGCGAGCCGCTGCCCGCCGGCGGCGCGACGGACCGGTAAGCGAGCCAGGTGGAGAGGAAACCCACGGCCTCCCCCGCCACCAGAAGGCCGGTGAGGAACACCAGGGGCGGCCAGGGCAGCCGGACGCCGGGATGGACCGCCAGGGCCAGGGCGCCCACCCGCACCACCTGTTCCACCAGCTGGGCGATGACGATCCAGGCCGAGCGCCCGTCGCCGAGGAACTGGCCTCGCAGCACGGCCGAGGCCGCCGCCAGGGCGATGGCCGGGAGCAGCAGCACCAGGGGCACGGCCTGGCGGGCCTCCACCCAGCCCGGGCCGGGCGGCGTCCAGCCCGTGAGCAGCAGCCAGGCGGCAGGCAGGGCCACGCCGGCCACCGCCAGGGCGGCGGTGCGGGTGATCACCCGGGGAAGGGCCGGATGCCCGGCGCTGCGGGCCGTCACCCGGGCCACGGCGTCGGGCAGCCCGGCCACCACCGGGGTCAGCAGGGAAAAGTACAGCGACATGGCCAGCTGGAACAGGCCCAGGCGAGCGGGGTCGAGAAGCCGGCCCAAGAGGAGCCGGTAGAGCAGGCCCAGGATCCGGTTCGCCAGGTTGCCCGCCGTGAGCCACAGGGTGGAGCGCAGGATGCCCCCCATGCCGATCCCGTCCCCTCTCACGCCACCATGCCTATGCCGCCGGGGACGGGCTCAAACCAGGAGGACGCGCGGGCCAGGCCCGCCGGAAAAACAAGACCGCCGGCGGTCGAACCGGCGGTCCGGGTGCGGGTGATGGAACCATGTGCGGGTGAGGGAACCACGGGTCACGGGAGCGAGAGGTCGCCGCTCCGCAACAGGTGGCCGTTCACGGAACCCGTCTTGCCGCCTGCCGGGCGGTCGCCTGCCTGCCGCCCGCTGACCGGTCCTCGGGCTTACCAGCGCTCGAGCCGGGCGTCGCGCAACTTCTTCTCCGACTGCTTCAGGAAGTCGGCCAGCTTGCGCTCGAAGTCGCGATTGTCGCGCCGGGGCCGGCGGCCGCCGTCAGCCGGCGCCGGCTGGGTCGCCTTGATGGACAGGGCGATCTTGTTGTTGGCCTCGTCGATGCGCAGGATCTTGACCTTCACCGTGTCGCCCACCGAAAGGTGGTCGCTGACGTTTTCAACCCACCCGTGGGCGACTTCCGAGATGTGGACCAGCCCGGTCCGCCCATCGGGCAGCTTGACAAAGGCGCCGAAGCCGGTGATCCCGTCCACCGTGCCCTCGACGATGTCCCCGACCGAATATGCTTCCGCCATGCCGCGCCTCCTAGATGCCAGGATGGGCCTATTATCTCACATCCGGGCGCGGAACTGAAGAGGACGCAATCACTCAGCCAAAATGTAACCGAAGGGGTCCCGGATCACTCACGGAGAAATCTTACCGAAGGGACGTGCTGTGCCGATGTCACTCGCCAGCCGCCGCGAGTATCTCGCCACCATGCGAGAACGGTACTGGGCGGCCCGAACCCGCCGGGAACGCACCGAGATCCTGAACGAAGTCCAGCAAGTCTGTGGTTACCACCGCAAGTACACGATCCGGGTCCTCCGACAGGCCACGCCGCCGGCCCCGGCCAAGCGCCGTCGCAAGCGGGCCCTGCGCTACCTCGAGGCCTTGCCGGTCATCGCACGGATCTGGGAAGCACTGGACTACCCTTGCGCCGAACGGCTTCACCCGGTGCTCTTGCCCATGGCCGAGCACCTGGCCGCCCACGGGGAAGTCGTCCTCACAGACGCCGTGCGCGAGGCCCTCCGGAAGATCAGCCGGGCCACCCTGGCCCGCCGCCTCGCTGCGATGCCCTCGCCCAAGCCGCGCCGCCGGCTTCCTCGTCCGCGACCGGGGCTGCTGCAAAGCCAGATCCCCATGGCCACCTACGACTGGGACGAAGCCCGCCCCGGGGGCCTTGGAGGTCGATCTGGTTGAACACAACGGCGGCTCGACCGCCGGCCAGTACGCGTACACCCTCAGCATGGTCGACATCGTGACGGGGCGGGAGCCGCCCGCCGGGCCCCTTGGTTGGCCGAAAGCCAGCGCGCCCGTTCCACGAAAGCCATCCAGGAACCTGATCGCCCAATGGCCCTATCCCGTCTGGGGCCTGCACACCGACAACGGTGCCGAGTTCGTCAACCATCACCTGCAGCGGTACGCCAAGGTACACCACCTGACGTTCACCCGCAGCCGCCCCTATCGCAAGAACGACAACGCCCACGTCGAGCAGCGCAACCGCCAGCTGGTCCGGGAGATCGTCGGCTACGCCCGCTACGACCGCCCCGAGCAAGTCGAACAGCTCAACCGGCTCTACGCCCGCTTGGACCTCTACGCCAACCTGTTCCTCCCAACCCGGAAGCTCAAGAACAAGGTCCGGGACGGCGCCCGGGTGCGCAAATCCTACGACGCCGCCCGGCCCCCGCTGGATCGCATCCTCGAGCGCGACGTGCTCTCGCCCGAGGAACGGGCGCGCTGGCTGGCCCTACGGCAGTCCCTCAACCCGCTGCAACTCCATCGGGAGTTGGATGAGCTCATCGCGGGCCTGCAGCATCCCCCGGAAACGGCCATGTCCGCCGATTGAGGCGTTCGGTGAC is part of the Thermaerobacter subterraneus DSM 13965 genome and harbors:
- a CDS encoding oligosaccharide flippase family protein — translated: MGGILRSTLWLTAGNLANRILGLLYRLLLGRLLDPARLGLFQLAMSLYFSLLTPVVAGLPDAVARVTARSAGHPALPRVITRTAALAVAGVALPAAWLLLTGWTPPGPGWVEARQAVPLVLLLPAIALAAASAVLRGQFLGDGRSAWIVIAQLVEQVVRVGALALAVHPGVRLPWPPLVFLTGLLVAGEAVGFLSTWLAYRSVAPPAGSGSPPGRGTVGQPPPPAGGPGHGAAAMRPAGPPGQGGGPAPSLGEVLALAGPATVERILLSAARLLEATLIPTRLVQTGLTVTQALAVYGELGGLAAPLLLLPTVFSGALAAAIVPAVAQAEHDPRRLRDQVRRVVAVALHLGVLAAVLFAREGTALAALLFPGAAGGDYPGAGRLIHWIAPAALLLYADQVAAAVMRGLGRPLEPMVVDLASAGVRIAVIAWGIRPGMPPDAAVRVVCLSLVADVVVAGGGNLACALWRTGTAPDLVGWVVLPACAGLAALGILDGLAPLLGSGLAGRLLSWSAAGAAVAAIAWVAAAPPRPPRTALPS
- a CDS encoding S1 RNA-binding domain-containing protein, yielding MAEAYSVGDIVEGTVDGITGFGAFVKLPDGRTGLVHISEVAHGWVENVSDHLSVGDTVKVKILRIDEANNKIALSIKATQPAPADGGRRPRRDNRDFERKLADFLKQSEKKLRDARLERW